A part of Hydrogenobacter sp. T-8 genomic DNA contains:
- a CDS encoding cation diffusion facilitator family transporter, with protein sequence MVCKHQHEFYTPHHRAQRRVLIVFLITLFTMFLEILAGYMFNSVALLADGIHMSTHAFAFAIAYMAYFFAKRWARDGSFTFGTWKVEVLGAYTSAILLFFVSFLILEESLSKFLRGGETKYEEALLVAFVGLGVNILSAYILHGGQHHHHHDLNLRGAYLHVLADALTSVLAIGGLLAGKYLGLWFMDPLMGLLGFVLIIRWSLSLMKETTPILLDREGKNPLVKEIINALEEGGKSKVYDIHLLKIYSGKYACIVGIETSENYDLEHYHRIISRFEQIAHATVELKSCAKGE encoded by the coding sequence ATGGTTTGCAAGCACCAGCATGAGTTTTATACACCGCACCACAGAGCCCAAAGACGGGTTTTGATAGTTTTCCTTATCACGCTTTTTACCATGTTCTTGGAGATATTGGCAGGCTATATGTTTAACTCTGTTGCTCTCCTTGCGGATGGGATTCATATGTCTACACACGCCTTTGCTTTTGCCATAGCCTATATGGCTTACTTTTTTGCAAAAAGATGGGCAAGGGATGGTAGTTTTACCTTTGGCACTTGGAAGGTGGAGGTGCTTGGAGCATATACCAGTGCTATTTTGCTTTTCTTCGTTTCCTTTCTCATATTGGAAGAGAGCCTCTCAAAGTTCCTAAGGGGTGGAGAAACCAAGTATGAGGAGGCACTGCTTGTGGCTTTTGTGGGGCTTGGGGTAAATATCCTTAGTGCCTACATACTCCATGGTGGACAGCACCACCACCATCATGACTTAAACCTCAGGGGTGCTTATTTGCATGTGCTTGCGGATGCTCTTACCTCTGTGCTTGCCATAGGTGGTTTGCTGGCAGGAAAGTATCTTGGTTTGTGGTTTATGGACCCTCTAATGGGTTTGCTGGGCTTTGTGCTTATAATAAGGTGGTCTTTGTCTCTCATGAAAGAAACAACACCCATACTCCTTGACAGGGAAGGCAAAAATCCTTTAGTGAAAGAGATAATAAATGCCCTTGAGGAAGGTGGTAAAAGCAAGGTCTATGACATACACCTTCTTAAGATATATAGTGGCAAATACGCTTGTATAGTGGGAATTGAAACCTCTGAAAACTACGACCTTGAACACTACCATAGGATAATATCCCGCTTTGAACAGATAGCCCACGCAACGGTAGAGCTGAAAAGCTGTGCCAAAGGTGAGTGA
- a CDS encoding ammonium transporter: MRRLTTIIPLLLVSLSFAEESTPKLDTGDTAWLLVSSALVMLMTLPGLALFYGGMAKRKDTLNTIAMSFVAYCLASLVWFAYGYSLAFGEDIGGIIGSASKIFLSGVGVKSLQGTIPELLFVMFQLTFAAITVALASGSYVERLKFSAWVIFVVLWVSLVYVPIAHWVWGGGFLAKDGALDFAGGTVVHINAGIAGLVGALILGRRKDAVLLPNNLPLVVLGAGLLWFGWFGFNAGSAVGANGLAAVAMLNTNIATATAALAWMFTEWLHRKKPTVLGLASGVIAGLVAITPAAGFVNVVGAFIIGLVAGPICYFMVAEVKEKLGYDDALDVFGIHGVAGIIGAILTGVFADPSINEAGKGLLYGNPGQVITQIWSVIVTVVYSGVMTAIILFVAKALTGLKVKEEEEITGLDRSQHGESAYNIS, translated from the coding sequence ATGCGTCGCCTGACAACTATTATACCATTGCTTTTGGTGAGCCTTTCCTTTGCGGAGGAATCCACTCCAAAGTTAGATACTGGAGACACCGCCTGGCTTTTGGTGTCTTCTGCCCTTGTTATGCTCATGACCCTGCCGGGTCTTGCCCTCTTCTACGGAGGCATGGCAAAGAGAAAGGACACCTTAAACACCATAGCTATGTCCTTCGTAGCATACTGCCTTGCGTCTTTGGTCTGGTTTGCCTACGGCTATAGCCTTGCCTTTGGAGAAGACATCGGAGGCATCATAGGCAGTGCAAGCAAAATATTTTTAAGCGGAGTGGGTGTTAAAAGCCTTCAGGGCACCATCCCCGAGCTTCTCTTTGTCATGTTTCAGCTTACCTTTGCGGCAATTACCGTAGCCTTAGCAAGTGGTTCTTATGTGGAAAGGCTTAAGTTCTCCGCTTGGGTGATATTTGTGGTCTTGTGGGTGAGCTTGGTTTATGTTCCAATAGCCCACTGGGTGTGGGGTGGAGGCTTTTTGGCAAAGGACGGAGCCCTTGACTTTGCAGGGGGAACGGTGGTTCACATAAACGCTGGCATTGCAGGTCTTGTGGGTGCTTTAATCCTTGGCAGGAGAAAGGATGCGGTCTTACTGCCCAACAACCTGCCACTTGTGGTGCTTGGTGCAGGGCTTTTGTGGTTTGGATGGTTTGGCTTTAATGCTGGCTCTGCGGTAGGTGCCAATGGACTTGCTGCGGTAGCCATGCTAAACACCAACATAGCAACAGCCACTGCAGCTTTGGCATGGATGTTTACCGAATGGCTTCATAGGAAAAAACCTACAGTTCTTGGACTTGCCTCCGGTGTGATAGCAGGACTTGTGGCTATCACTCCTGCTGCGGGCTTTGTGAACGTGGTGGGTGCTTTCATAATAGGCTTGGTGGCAGGACCTATATGCTACTTCATGGTAGCTGAGGTAAAAGAGAAACTGGGCTATGACGACGCCCTTGACGTGTTTGGCATACACGGTGTAGCGGGTATCATAGGAGCTATCCTCACGGGTGTCTTTGCAGACCCATCTATAAACGAGGCAGGTAAAGGGCTTCTTTACGGAAACCCCGGGCAGGTTATTACACAGATATGGTCTGTGATAGTGACGGTGGTATACAGTGGTGTTATGACCGCCATAATCCTCTTTGTTGCCAAGGCTTTAACTGGTCTAAAGGTTAAAGAGGAAGAGGAAATAACTGGGCTTGACAGGTCCCAGCACGGAGAAAGTGCATACAACATCTCATAA
- the cutA gene encoding divalent-cation tolerance protein CutA yields MLGYYVVFITTPVDKAQEIANYIIENKLGACVNVVPEVSSIYWWKGNIERDKESLLVVKTSAQKFKDLLEGVKSIHPYTVPEIIALPIVAGNEDYLKWIDDSIA; encoded by the coding sequence ATGCTGGGCTACTATGTGGTTTTTATCACTACACCAGTGGACAAGGCTCAAGAAATAGCCAATTACATAATAGAGAATAAGCTGGGTGCTTGCGTAAACGTGGTTCCAGAAGTTAGCTCCATATACTGGTGGAAGGGGAACATAGAAAGGGATAAGGAAAGCCTTCTTGTGGTAAAGACCTCCGCTCAAAAGTTTAAAGACTTGCTTGAGGGTGTAAAGTCTATTCATCCCTATACAGTTCCCGAGATAATTGCCTTGCCTATAGTTGCAGGCAATGAGGACTACCTTAAATGGATAGATGACTCTATTGCATGA
- the glnA gene encoding type I glutamate--ammonia ligase, which yields MPKYSPAEVLSLIEQEGVQYVDLRFSDLFGQWQHLTIPAYELSLDTFEEGRGFDGSSIRGWQSIHESDMLAFPDPTTAFIDPFMEPKTLVMICDIYDPITRERYGRDTRYIAQKAEQYLKQTGIGDTAYYGPEAEFFIFDSVEFGTSANYAFWRIDSEEGWWNREITSSGYKIPHKRGYFPVPPLDKVHGLRNEMVSIMSQLGIVVELHHHEVATAGQGEIDIRYDSLVNQADKLFLYKYIVRMVAHKYGKFATFMPKVLPNDNGSGMHTHFSIWKEGQNLFAGSEYAGLSELALYAIGGILKHGPALTAFTNPTINSYHRLVPGFEAPVRLAYSARNRSAAIRIPMYSASPKAKRIEIRFPDATCNPYLAFSAILMAAIDGIENRIHPGEPFDKDIYSLPPEELKDIPQLPGSLEESLKALENDYEFLLKGGVFTEELIELWISSKKKEIDEMRFIPHPKEFELYFDI from the coding sequence ATGCCCAAGTATTCACCAGCTGAGGTGCTAAGCCTCATCGAGCAGGAAGGAGTCCAGTATGTGGACCTGAGGTTTTCTGACCTCTTTGGTCAGTGGCAACACCTTACCATCCCAGCCTATGAGCTGTCCCTGGATACCTTTGAGGAAGGTAGAGGCTTTGACGGCTCATCCATAAGGGGATGGCAATCCATTCATGAGTCAGATATGCTTGCCTTTCCCGACCCTACTACCGCTTTTATTGACCCCTTTATGGAGCCAAAGACCTTGGTGATGATATGCGATATCTATGACCCTATAACAAGAGAGAGGTATGGTAGGGATACTCGCTATATTGCTCAAAAGGCAGAGCAATACCTAAAGCAGACAGGTATAGGAGACACCGCCTACTATGGACCAGAGGCGGAGTTTTTCATCTTTGACTCTGTGGAGTTTGGAACCTCTGCCAATTATGCCTTTTGGAGGATAGACTCAGAGGAAGGATGGTGGAACAGAGAGATAACCTCTTCTGGCTACAAAATACCACACAAAAGGGGCTACTTCCCAGTGCCACCCTTGGATAAGGTTCATGGACTTAGGAACGAAATGGTTTCTATAATGTCCCAGTTGGGAATAGTGGTAGAGCTTCACCACCACGAGGTTGCCACCGCAGGTCAAGGAGAGATAGACATTCGTTATGACTCTTTGGTAAATCAGGCAGACAAACTTTTCCTTTACAAGTATATAGTGCGTATGGTCGCCCACAAGTATGGAAAGTTTGCCACCTTTATGCCAAAGGTTTTACCTAACGACAACGGTTCAGGTATGCATACCCACTTTTCTATATGGAAGGAGGGTCAAAACCTCTTTGCAGGTTCTGAGTATGCAGGTCTTTCTGAATTAGCCCTATATGCAATAGGTGGTATCCTCAAGCATGGACCTGCCCTTACTGCTTTTACGAACCCTACTATAAATTCCTACCACAGGCTTGTGCCAGGCTTTGAAGCCCCCGTAAGGCTTGCCTATTCTGCAAGAAACAGGTCTGCTGCCATAAGGATACCCATGTATTCCGCATCACCAAAGGCGAAAAGAATAGAAATTCGTTTCCCAGACGCCACTTGCAATCCTTATCTTGCCTTTTCCGCCATACTCATGGCAGCAATAGACGGTATAGAAAACCGCATACACCCCGGAGAGCCCTTTGACAAGGACATATACTCCCTACCACCAGAGGAGCTAAAAGACATACCACAGCTACCCGGCTCACTGGAAGAATCCCTCAAGGCTCTTGAAAATGACTACGAGTTTCTCCTAAAGGGTGGGGTGTTTACGGAGGAGCTTATAGAGCTCTGGATAAGCTCCAAGAAGAAGGAAATTGATGAGATGAGGTTCATACCCCATCCTAAGGAGTTTGAGCTTTACTTTGACATCTAA
- the glnB gene encoding nitrogen regulator P-II GlnB: MKKVEAIIKPFKLDEVKDALVEIGIGGMTVTEVRGFGQQKGHTEIYRGTEYVIDFLPKVKIEVIVRDEDVEKVVETIMKTAQTGRVGDGKIFIIPVEDVIRIRTGERGEQAI; the protein is encoded by the coding sequence ATGAAAAAGGTGGAAGCCATAATCAAGCCCTTTAAGCTGGACGAGGTCAAGGATGCCCTTGTGGAGATAGGCATAGGCGGTATGACGGTTACAGAGGTTCGTGGTTTTGGTCAACAAAAGGGACACACGGAGATATACCGTGGCACAGAGTATGTCATTGACTTTCTGCCTAAGGTTAAGATTGAGGTGATAGTGAGGGATGAGGACGTGGAAAAGGTGGTAGAGACTATAATGAAAACCGCCCAAACGGGTAGGGTGGGAGACGGAAAGATATTCATAATACCCGTTGAGGATGTGATAAGGATTAGGACGGGTGAAAGAGGAGAACAGGCAATTTAA